In Maniola jurtina chromosome 2, ilManJurt1.1, whole genome shotgun sequence, the following proteins share a genomic window:
- the LOC123874082 gene encoding mRNA turnover protein 4 homolog, with protein sequence MPKSKRDKKVSLTKTNKKGLLLKQKTIEEIRNSLSKYEHIFLFTVDNMRNTKLKDLRNDWKDSRFFFGKNKVMAVALGRTKSDEVEDQLNLLSKKLKGQCGLLMTNRDVIDVLEWFKTYRATEYARAGFVATKDVILPQGPLEDFSHTIEPHLRRLGLPTSLEKGVIHLIKEYQVCKKGTPLTPEQASILKLLGRQMAQFKVVIKCHWTKGKGFHKDLDVPSDEEEDNADAVQEEPMEDDDDGDDET encoded by the exons ATGCCTAAATCCAAACGTGATAAAAAAG TTTCTTtgacaaaaacaaataaaaagggccttttattgaaacaaaaaacaattgaaGAAATAAGGAATTCATTGTCTAAATATGAACACATATTTCTATTTACTGTTGACAACATGCGTAATACAAAGCTGAAGGATTTACGCAATGATTGGaaagattcaagattcttttTCGGCAAGAATAAAGTCATGGCCGTAGCACTTGGGAGAACCAAAAGCGATGAAGTTGAAGATCAGTTGAACTTg CTTTCCAAAAAGTTAAAAGGTCAATGTGGGCTGCTAATGACAAACAGAGATGTAATTGATGTATTGGAGTGGTTTAAAACTTACCGTGCAACAGAGTATGCTAGAGCTGGATTTGTTGCAACCAAAGATGTGATATTACCCCAGGGCCCCCTAGAAGACTTCTCTCATACTATTGAACCACATCTTAGGCGCCTCGGGCTGCCCACAAGTCTAGAAAAGGGTGTAATTCACCTCATCAAAGAATATCAG GTCTGTAAAAAAGGCACACCCTTGACACCAGAACAAGCAAGCATTTTGAAACTTTTGGGTAGACAAATGGCTCAATTTAAAGTAGTCATAAAGTGCCACTGGACCAAGGGGAAAGGATTCCACAAAGATCTTGATGTACCGAGTGATGAAGAAGAAGATAATGCTGATGCTGTTCAAGAGGAACCAAtggaagatgatgatgatggtgatgatgaaacTTAA
- the LOC123874060 gene encoding 14-3-3 protein zeta isoform X2: MSVDKEELVQRAKLAEQAERYDDMAAAMKEVTETGVELSNEERNLLSVAYKNVVGARRSSWRVISSIEQKTEGSERKQQMAKEYRVKVEKELREICYDVLGLLDKHLIPKASNPESKVFYLKMKGDYYRYLAEVATGETRNSVVEDSQKAYQEAFDIAKAKMQPTHPIRLGLALNFSVFYYEIINSPARACHLAKQAFDDAIAELDTLNEDSYKDSTLIMQLLRDNLTLWTSDTQGDGDEPAEGGDN, translated from the exons ATGTCCGTCGACAAGGAGGAACTGGTGCAACGCGCCAAGCTCGCGGAGCAGGCGGAGCGATATGACGACATGGCGGCCGCGATGAAGGAAGTCACCGAAACCGGCGTCGAGCTCAGCAACGAGGAGCGGAACCTCCTCTCCGTCGCGTACAAGAACGTGGTGGGCGCCCGCCGGTCATCCTGGCGAGTCATATCCTCAATCGAACAGAAAACCGAGGGCTCAGAAAGAAAACAACAGATGGCAAAAGAATATAGGGTTAAAGTAGAAAAAGAACTCAGAGAAATCTGCTACGACGTATTG ggtttACTCGACAAACACCTTATTCCTAAAGCTAGTAATCCAGAAAGTAAAGTATTTTATCTTAAAATGAAGGGAGATTACTACAGGTACCTTGCAGAAGTGGCCACAGGAGAAACCAGAAATT CCGTCGTCGAGGACTCGCAGAAGGCCTACCAGGAGGCGTTCGACATTGCTAAGGCCAAAATGCAACCCACCCACCCCATCAGGCTCGGCCTCGCGCTCAACTTTTCCGTATTCTATTACGAGATTATCAACTCGCCTGCGAGGGCGTGCCACTTAGCCAAACAG GCCTTCGACGACGCGATCGCGGAGCTGGACACGCTGAACGAGGACTCGTACAAGGACTCGACGCTCATCATGCAGCTGCTGCGCGACAACCTCACGCTGTGGACGTCGGACACGCAGGGCGACGGCGACGAGCCCGCCGAGGGCGGCGACAACTAG
- the LOC123874060 gene encoding 14-3-3 protein zeta isoform X1 — protein MSVDKEELVQRAKLAEQAERYDDMAAAMKEVTETGVELSNEERNLLSVAYKNVVGARRSSWRVISSIEQKTEGSERKQQMAKEYRVKVEKELREICYDVLGLLDKHLIPKASNPESKVFYLKMKGDYYRYLAEVATGETRNSVVEDSQKAYQDAFEISKAKMQPTHPIRLGLALNFSVFYYEILNSPDKACQLAKQAFDDAIAELDTLNEDSYKDSTLIMQLLRDNLTLWTSDTQGDGDEPAEGGDN, from the exons ATGTCCGTCGACAAGGAGGAACTGGTGCAACGCGCCAAGCTCGCGGAGCAGGCGGAGCGATATGACGACATGGCGGCCGCGATGAAGGAAGTCACCGAAACCGGCGTCGAGCTCAGCAACGAGGAGCGGAACCTCCTCTCCGTCGCGTACAAGAACGTGGTGGGCGCCCGCCGGTCATCCTGGCGAGTCATATCCTCAATCGAACAGAAAACCGAGGGCTCAGAAAGAAAACAACAGATGGCAAAAGAATATAGGGTTAAAGTAGAAAAAGAACTCAGAGAAATCTGCTACGACGTATTG ggtttACTCGACAAACACCTTATTCCTAAAGCTAGTAATCCAGAAAGTAAAGTATTTTATCTTAAAATGAAGGGAGATTACTACAGGTACCTTGCAGAAGTGGCCACAGGAGAAACCAGAAATT CTGTTGTAGAGGATTCACAGAAGGCATACCAGGATGCTTTCGAAATAAGCAAGGCGAAAATGCAGCCCACACATCCAATCAGGCTGGGGCTGGCGTTAAATTTCTCCGTCTTCTATTATGAGATATTAAATTCACCAGATAAGGCGTGTCAGCTCGCCAAGCAG GCCTTCGACGACGCGATCGCGGAGCTGGACACGCTGAACGAGGACTCGTACAAGGACTCGACGCTCATCATGCAGCTGCTGCGCGACAACCTCACGCTGTGGACGTCGGACACGCAGGGCGACGGCGACGAGCCCGCCGAGGGCGGCGACAACTAG